GGCCCTACACCAAGCTGCTGAACTCGAACAACATGGTCGACCAGGGCGCGGTGCTCATCCTCACCTCGGTCGAGAAGGCGACCGCGCTGCAGATCCCGCGGGAACGCTGGGTGTTCCCGTGGGCGGGCACCGACGCCCACGACACCTACTCGATCGCCGAGCGGCTCGACTACCACCGGTCCCCGGCCATCCGAGTCGGCGCCGCGCGGGCCCTGGAGCTGGCCGGCCTGGGCATCGACGACATCGACCTGATCGACATCTATTCCTGCTTCCCGTCGGCGGTGCAGGTGGCCGCCGCGGAGATCGGCGTGCCCATCGACGACCCGGCCCGGCCGCTGACCGTCACCGGCGGCCTGACCTTCGCCGGTGGTCCGTGGAACAACTACGTCACCCACTCCATCGCCACGATGGCCGAGAAGCTGGTGGCCGCCCCGGGCACCCGCGGCCTGATCACCGCCAACGGCGGCTACCTGACCAAGCACGCGTTCGGCGTCTACAGCACCGAACCGCCCAGCGGCGGCTTCCGCTGGGAGGACGTGCAGGACACGGTCGACGCCGAGCCGACGCGGCGCTCGCTGGTGGACTGGACCGGTGTCGGCACGCTGGAAACCTGGACCGTGCCGTTCGACCGGGACGGCGCCGCGGTGAACGCCTTCATCGCCGTTCGCACCCCCGACGACGGCCGGGTGCTGGCGCTCGTCGACGACGCCGCTGCGGCCGCCGCACTGGTCGACAGCAACGCCGCCGACCCGGCCGGGGCAAAGGTCGAGGTGCGCGCGGACGGCAAGGCCGCCCTGCTGTAGCCCACGGCGGCGGGGTTGGGCGGAAACCGCTCCGCCGCGCGCCGCCGGGGCCTATCGTCTTTCACGTACCGATGGGGGTCGGGGACGATGAAGATCGTGATCACTGGCGCGACCAGTGCGCTGGGGCGTGCCGCGGCGACGCAGTTGTCCGGCGCCGGGCACCGCGTGACCGGCGTGGCGCAGCAACCCCATCCGTGTCTCGATCCCGGCGTCGATCTGACCTGTATGCCGCTGGACTCACCGGCGCTGCGCGACGTGGTGGCCGGCGCCGACGCGGTGATCCATCTGGCACCGGTGGAGCCCGGGGGCGAGCACAGCGAGGGGTTGATCGGACTGCTGCGCGTCGCTGACGCGACGGCGCGGGCCGGGGCCCGGCTGCTGTTCGTGTCCCAGGCTGCCGGCGACCCGTTGCTGTACGGCCGCGCCGAGGAACTGGTGTCCTCGAGTTGGGCACCGAGCCTGGTGATCCGGTGCGCGGCCCTGCTCGGCCGCCGCCCCGACTGGGCGGTGTCCCGCACGGTCGCCACCGTGCGCGGTGCGCGCTGCGCCACGCCGATCCCGGTTCTGCACATCGACGACCTGTGCCGGTTCCTGGTGCGTTCCGTCGGCTCGCACCGAACGGGCACGGTGGACCTCGCGGCCCCCGCGCCGCTGCCGGCCTCCTCGGCCCGACGGTGGCTGGGGCGGGTAAAGGTCCGCCGCGCGCCCGCCTGGACGCTCGTCGCCCCTGCGATGGATGTTGCTGCCCTGCAACGTGATTGGGAGTTCACCTGCGGGTGGACGGCGGCGGACGCGTGGTTCGACGCCGGGCGATTGCCGGCCGGTGATCGGTGGGGGCACGCGGAGCCCCTCGCGCGGGCGCGGGCCGGGATCGGCGGGCACGCCGCGTCCGCCGCGGCGGGGGAGTTCGACGACGTCATCGATCCGCGGTTCGCCGTGTTCGACACCCGCGGCAGCACCGATGCGCTGCCGGGGCCGCTGACCCCGATGTCACTCGACGTCCAGTTCGGCGCGCTGCGCGCCGCGCAGCGCGCCACCGGCGAGATACTCGGGTTGCGTGGCGACCTGGCCGAGGAATGGCAGCGCCGCGGCACCGCGGTCTTCGGCCACCGGTTGTTCACCGGTCGCACGGTCAGCGAGGAGGTCGCGGCGGCCATCGGGCGCACCGGGCAGCGGGCCGCGCTGCTGCCCCGCGCGGTCGCCGTGGCCCGGGACCATCACCGCTGGTGTGCTGCGTACGCGGCGCAGTGCGGACAGCACCCGCGATGGGCCGGGGAGTCCGACGCGGTGCTCGACACCCGGATGCTGTTGCTGCGGGACCAGATTCAGCACGGCTGGGCCTTGGCGGGCGTCGGTGCGGCGGTCGAGGGTCTGCTGGCGGGCGCGGGACGTCCGGGCCCGCCGGCGACGGCGGAGATCACCGCTGCGCGGCAGTGGGCGGACGGCACCGCGACCCTCGAACTGGCCAACCCGTTGGTCGCCGAGGTCGCTGTGGCGAAGGTGGTGCCCTCGGTGCGGGCGTCCCGGTCGTTCCGGATGGCCGAGGCGGTCGGGGCCTCGCGCGGGGTCGCCTGGGGCGCGGCGGTGTTCTTCACGAATGAACTCCGAGGGGCGTTGTGCGAGAAGGGGAGTCGGCTGGCGGCGCGCCGCATGCTGGCGTCGGCCGACGACGTCTTCTATCTGACGCTGGCCGAGGCGGTCACACCCCCCGCCGATGCCCGGTTGCGCGTCGCGCGCCGGCGCGCCGAGCGGGAACGGTTGCAGGCGCTGAACATGCCGGACGTCATCGACGGTTGGTGGTCGCCGCTGCCCGATGCCGCGCCCGCGCCGGCCAGCGTGGCCGGCGAGCCGAACCGGATGTTGGAGCCGGCCGCGGTGGCGCTGCGCCGGGTCAGCTCAATGTGGCGGGATCGAGCGGCCTTCGGGACCTGATCATCTCCTTGATGTCGTCGAGGCCCTCCCAGATGTTGACGTTCATCCCGGCCCGCACCCGGTCCTGATCGTCGAGCCAGAAGGCGGTGAACTCGCGGCCGTTCGTAGGGCAGCCGGGACGCCGCGGGTCCGCTGCCGGGAGCTTCCGGCGGAGGTGGGGTAGTCGAGCGCCCTCAGTCGAGGTCGACGCGGATGGTCAGCAGGTTGCTGCCCATGGCGCGCACCATGGCGCTGTTCATCCCGGGCAGTTCGCGCAGCCGGGCGATCGGGTCGTCGTCGGGCAGCAGCACGGCGGTGCCGGACCGCCAGCGACCGCCCTGGCGCACCCGCACCGCCGGATTCGCCTTGATGTTGCGCACGTAGTCGGAGTGCTCGCCGTGCTCGGAGACCAGCCAGAACTGATCGCCGATCAGCCGTCCACCGACCGCGGTGCGGCGGGGCTGCCCGGATTTGCGCCCGGTGGTCTCGATCAT
This DNA window, taken from Mycolicibacterium sp. MU0050, encodes the following:
- a CDS encoding NAD-dependent epimerase/dehydratase family protein, whose protein sequence is MKIVITGATSALGRAAATQLSGAGHRVTGVAQQPHPCLDPGVDLTCMPLDSPALRDVVAGADAVIHLAPVEPGGEHSEGLIGLLRVADATARAGARLLFVSQAAGDPLLYGRAEELVSSSWAPSLVIRCAALLGRRPDWAVSRTVATVRGARCATPIPVLHIDDLCRFLVRSVGSHRTGTVDLAAPAPLPASSARRWLGRVKVRRAPAWTLVAPAMDVAALQRDWEFTCGWTAADAWFDAGRLPAGDRWGHAEPLARARAGIGGHAASAAAGEFDDVIDPRFAVFDTRGSTDALPGPLTPMSLDVQFGALRAAQRATGEILGLRGDLAEEWQRRGTAVFGHRLFTGRTVSEEVAAAIGRTGQRAALLPRAVAVARDHHRWCAAYAAQCGQHPRWAGESDAVLDTRMLLLRDQIQHGWALAGVGAAVEGLLAGAGRPGPPATAEITAARQWADGTATLELANPLVAEVAVAKVVPSVRASRSFRMAEAVGASRGVAWGAAVFFTNELRGALCEKGSRLAARRMLASADDVFYLTLAEAVTPPADARLRVARRRAERERLQALNMPDVIDGWWSPLPDAAPAPASVAGEPNRMLEPAAVALRRVSSMWRDRAAFGT
- a CDS encoding nitroreductase family deazaflavin-dependent oxidoreductase, whose protein sequence is MLDLTDLKRRVVHPIQRYLVNPVGRMSPTTMIETTGRKSGQPRRTAVGGRLIGDQFWLVSEHGEHSDYVRNIKANPAVRVRQGGRWRSGTAVLLPDDDPIARLRELPGMNSAMVRAMGSNLLTIRVDLD
- a CDS encoding acetyl-CoA acetyltransferase, translating into MSLDPRTPVLVGYGQVNQLDGTADPQEPVALMAAAAREAADPQVLAAVDAIRVVNLLSWRYRDPGLLLGELIGADNPATRYTGVGGNVPQSLVNQACLDIIGGTAEVVLVAGAETWRSRKRLKAAGVRPDWSKQDDSVPVPPGAEDAVEMSSPAQDRIGLALPSHVYPWFEEALRVAAGETQDEHRRKMGALWARFNEVAQHNPHAWSNKAWTAEQIVEPGPDNRMISWPYTKLLNSNNMVDQGAVLILTSVEKATALQIPRERWVFPWAGTDAHDTYSIAERLDYHRSPAIRVGAARALELAGLGIDDIDLIDIYSCFPSAVQVAAAEIGVPIDDPARPLTVTGGLTFAGGPWNNYVTHSIATMAEKLVAAPGTRGLITANGGYLTKHAFGVYSTEPPSGGFRWEDVQDTVDAEPTRRSLVDWTGVGTLETWTVPFDRDGAAVNAFIAVRTPDDGRVLALVDDAAAAAALVDSNAADPAGAKVEVRADGKAALL